In the genome of Treponema pedis, one region contains:
- the ligA gene encoding NAD-dependent DNA ligase LigA has protein sequence MENKKRIKELEKLIKKHQDLYYNSEPEISDAEFDELWDELKILDPKNKIFTVVPKESADGFPKAEHIVPMGSQEKAANPEAFSAWALKMPFNEFIVQYKLDGASIELQYEKGKFVRAVTRGDGKIGDDITENAHKMKGVVKILSGLSSPSGENPFTGGIRGEVIMTRSAHKSFFSDKANCRNAANGLMKKKNGEGNEHLTVICYDAVQGTQGKPFSGYAPFKTETEKLAWLKDSGFLTVELKLCKSIDEVIKYRAEVMEKRPLLDFDIDGLVVKNDEIDSSDVSRARPEKQIAFKFSLEEAVTVLRGIEWSESGATYTPIALIEPIRLAGTTVKRASLANPNIIEALNLKIGSRVAVTKRGEIIPKIEALIENPSGVKPIEYPDKCSACGSSLVNEGTRLYCPNISCKKLILHRIEKWISVLDIRDFGITLIRRLFDMERINSIYDLYTLTVEELSAIDRMGKVSAAKVYTALHSKKEISLKQFIAGFDIEGIGEVMVEKLEEAGFDTPEKLFKANENDFAKVYQFGEVLSNILVTSLKLLKEEMQTLIDSGNIKIKEPLSEKDGAVLKGFSFCFTGELNSMKRAEAEIKVKERGGSVKSSVIKGLSYLVTNTPDSGSSKNKKAQELGTAIITEKEFLKMLEV, from the coding sequence ATGGAAAATAAAAAGCGTATTAAAGAACTTGAAAAACTTATAAAAAAACATCAAGATCTTTATTATAATTCGGAGCCCGAAATTTCAGATGCCGAATTTGATGAGTTATGGGACGAATTAAAAATCCTTGACCCTAAAAATAAAATATTTACTGTAGTCCCTAAAGAATCTGCGGACGGCTTTCCAAAAGCCGAACATATAGTACCTATGGGAAGTCAGGAAAAAGCCGCTAATCCTGAAGCCTTTTCCGCATGGGCTTTAAAAATGCCTTTTAACGAGTTTATAGTTCAATATAAACTTGACGGGGCAAGCATTGAGCTTCAATACGAAAAAGGAAAATTTGTAAGAGCTGTTACGCGCGGGGACGGTAAAATCGGAGATGATATAACGGAAAATGCCCATAAAATGAAAGGCGTTGTAAAAATTCTTTCAGGGCTATCTTCTCCTTCAGGGGAAAATCCTTTTACGGGGGGAATACGCGGAGAGGTTATTATGACCCGTTCGGCTCATAAAAGTTTTTTTTCGGACAAGGCTAATTGCCGCAATGCTGCAAACGGTTTAATGAAAAAAAAGAACGGGGAGGGTAACGAACATTTAACGGTAATTTGTTACGACGCCGTACAAGGTACGCAAGGCAAACCTTTTTCAGGTTATGCACCTTTTAAAACGGAAACCGAAAAACTTGCTTGGCTTAAAGATTCCGGATTTTTAACCGTTGAGCTTAAACTTTGTAAAAGCATAGATGAGGTAATTAAGTACCGTGCCGAAGTTATGGAAAAAAGGCCTTTACTTGATTTTGATATAGACGGTCTTGTTGTAAAAAACGATGAAATCGATTCTTCCGATGTGAGCCGAGCAAGACCTGAAAAACAAATAGCCTTTAAATTCAGCTTGGAAGAAGCCGTTACCGTTTTACGCGGAATTGAGTGGAGCGAATCGGGTGCAACTTATACGCCGATAGCCCTTATTGAGCCGATACGCCTTGCAGGTACGACTGTAAAAAGAGCGAGCCTTGCCAATCCGAACATAATAGAAGCCTTAAATCTTAAAATAGGAAGCCGTGTAGCCGTAACAAAACGGGGTGAAATTATTCCTAAAATTGAAGCTCTTATAGAAAACCCTTCAGGAGTAAAACCTATAGAATATCCCGATAAATGTTCCGCTTGCGGAAGCAGCTTGGTAAATGAAGGAACGCGTCTTTATTGCCCTAATATTTCGTGTAAAAAACTTATTCTACATAGAATTGAAAAATGGATAAGCGTTTTGGATATACGTGATTTCGGTATTACTTTAATACGCCGCTTATTCGATATGGAAAGAATCAATTCCATTTATGATTTATACACCCTTACCGTAGAAGAGCTTTCCGCAATCGACAGAATGGGAAAGGTTTCGGCTGCAAAAGTTTATACTGCTCTTCATTCAAAAAAAGAAATAAGCCTTAAACAATTCATTGCGGGTTTTGATATTGAAGGAATAGGCGAAGTAATGGTAGAAAAACTTGAAGAAGCCGGTTTTGATACGCCTGAAAAATTATTTAAAGCAAATGAAAACGATTTTGCAAAGGTTTATCAATTCGGCGAAGTGTTATCAAATATACTTGTTACAAGTTTAAAACTGTTAAAAGAAGAAATGCAAACTCTTATCGATTCCGGAAATATAAAAATTAAAGAGCCTCTTTCGGAAAAAGACGGGGCCGTATTAAAAGGCTTCAGTTTTTGTTTTACGGGAGAGTTAAATTCGATGAAGCGGGCGGAAGCTGAAATTAAAGTAAAAGAAAGAGGCGGCTCGGTTAAATCGTCCGTTATAAAGGGGTTAAGCTATCTTGTTACAAACACGCCAGATTCAGGTTCTTCCAAGAATAAAAAAGCACAAGAGCTCGGAACCGCAATTATTACCGAAAAGGAATTTTTAAAAATGCTGGAGGTTTAA
- a CDS encoding GrdX family protein, with protein MKTLPKRIIITNNPRVKIFYEEDAGFKNKFTLQFVSSREEVFTQVRDLIHKNWKLLNHAMAGNIPLHKHPYRSMALEETGSLDSNSLILWESAMERVKRGKIPPYPDDVLKDFQELDLTLFAGNLRV; from the coding sequence ATGAAAACACTGCCTAAAAGAATAATTATAACAAATAACCCGCGTGTAAAAATATTTTATGAAGAAGATGCCGGGTTTAAGAATAAATTCACTCTTCAATTCGTATCTTCGCGCGAAGAAGTTTTTACGCAAGTTAGGGACCTGATTCATAAAAATTGGAAACTCTTAAATCATGCAATGGCCGGAAATATTCCGCTGCATAAACATCCTTACCGCAGTATGGCATTGGAAGAAACGGGCTCTCTAGATTCAAATTCTCTTATCCTTTGGGAGTCGGCAATGGAGCGGGTAAAACGGGGAAAAATCCCGCCCTACCCCGATGATGTATTAAAAGATTTTCAGGAATTGGATTTAACTCTTTTTGCAGGAAATTTAAGAGTTTAA
- a CDS encoding ABC transporter ATP-binding protein — translation MNTIEVNDFSVNYGEFKAVDNISFSAEEGKIIGFVGPNGSGKSSTITNIIGLQNNYKGTIKIYGSDIKNGNEYKKRIGYVPEAGELYEVLTGSEYIDFVGKLYGVNGEVIKKRALQLAESFNIAEKLNIRISQYSKGMRQKVLIISALIHNPDILLLDEPLDGLDAQSIAVFKNLLVELAKKGKTIFYSSHIMEIVEEMSEDIIVINKGKIIAKGMLEQIKSELNKEGVNLAQLFQELTGTLNPKEEAEKILKIMSEEI, via the coding sequence ATGAATACGATTGAAGTAAATGATTTTAGCGTAAATTACGGAGAATTTAAAGCTGTAGACAACATTTCGTTTTCCGCAGAAGAGGGAAAAATAATCGGGTTTGTCGGACCGAACGGCTCCGGAAAATCAAGTACTATTACCAATATTATCGGTTTGCAAAACAATTATAAGGGTACAATTAAAATTTACGGCTCCGATATTAAAAACGGAAACGAATATAAAAAAAGAATCGGCTATGTTCCCGAAGCGGGTGAATTATACGAAGTACTTACCGGAAGCGAGTATATAGACTTTGTCGGTAAACTTTACGGTGTAAACGGTGAAGTTATAAAAAAGAGAGCATTACAGTTGGCGGAAAGTTTTAATATTGCAGAAAAATTAAATATAAGAATTTCGCAATACTCAAAAGGTATGCGGCAAAAGGTTCTGATAATTTCAGCTCTTATTCATAACCCCGATATTCTTTTACTTGATGAGCCTTTAGACGGATTAGATGCACAAAGTATTGCCGTATTTAAAAACTTACTGGTCGAGTTGGCAAAAAAAGGGAAGACAATTTTTTATTCTTCACATATAATGGAAATAGTAGAAGAGATGTCCGAGGACATAATTGTCATAAATAAGGGCAAGATTATAGCAAAAGGAATGTTGGAACAAATTAAAAGCGAACTGAATAAAGAAGGTGTAAATCTTGCACAATTATTTCAAGAACTTACAGGAACGCTTAACCCGAAAGAAGAAGCTGAAAAGATATTAAAAATAATGTCGGAGGAAATTTAG
- a CDS encoding TIGR00282 family metallophosphoesterase, whose amino-acid sequence MNILYVAEITGKAGVWVVKTMLKTLKEKFKPDFTIANANSATGSSGLGKQHAGYLKKLGIDCITVSDSAFQKKDLVDSIENISYVLRPANLPSVSPGRGFKFFYNEKKEKLAVVSVLGRIGHHKIMSENPYIETEKLIEKLKNETGFIFIDFSSFATAEKQAFGFMLDGKVSAVIGSGSKVQTADEKILQNGTAYITDTGRTGSLNSVGGYAAEDRIREYKTCLPDFGKDTWERPVIQGVYLELDKTGRASKINRIFEECAAC is encoded by the coding sequence ATGAATATATTATATGTTGCGGAAATTACGGGAAAGGCCGGAGTTTGGGTAGTAAAAACAATGCTGAAAACCTTAAAGGAAAAATTTAAACCCGATTTTACTATTGCAAATGCAAACTCGGCAACGGGTTCAAGCGGTCTGGGCAAGCAGCATGCGGGTTATTTAAAAAAACTCGGAATTGACTGCATAACGGTAAGCGATTCCGCTTTTCAAAAAAAAGATTTGGTGGACTCCATCGAAAATATTTCTTATGTTTTGCGCCCTGCAAATCTGCCCTCCGTTTCACCCGGACGCGGTTTTAAATTTTTTTACAACGAAAAAAAAGAAAAACTCGCTGTAGTTTCCGTTTTAGGAAGAATAGGCCATCATAAAATAATGAGCGAAAACCCGTACATTGAAACGGAAAAACTTATAGAAAAATTAAAAAACGAAACGGGGTTTATTTTTATAGATTTTTCTTCATTTGCAACCGCCGAAAAACAGGCTTTCGGGTTTATGCTGGACGGAAAAGTTTCCGCCGTAATCGGTTCCGGAAGCAAGGTTCAAACCGCCGATGAAAAAATTCTTCAAAACGGTACCGCTTATATTACAGACACGGGAAGAACAGGCAGCCTTAATTCCGTAGGCGGATATGCTGCCGAAGACAGAATCAGAGAATATAAAACCTGTCTTCCCGATTTCGGAAAAGATACTTGGGAAAGACCTGTTATCCAAGGCGTTTACTTGGAGCTTGACAAAACGGGCAGGGCTTCAAAAATTAACCGTATATTCGAGGAGTGTGCAGCTTGCTGA
- the pepT gene encoding peptidase T — protein MNYLERFKRYIAMDTKSNEESLSCPSTPGQLELGKLLVKELTEMGLKAEQDSDGYVYSCLPANTDKKVPAIGFIAHMDTAPDLDGKCVNPKVFVYSGGDIKLNDEYTMTVKDFPFLKDVEGMELITTDGTTLLGADDKSGITIIMCAIEHLISHPEIKHGDIKIGFTPDEEIGRGADKFDVKKFGADFAYTVDGGPLGELEYENFNAAGVKIEIRGKNVHPGSAKNVMVNALSAARELENMLPENEKPEYTSGYEGFIHLHSIEGTVDFTKMSYIIRDHSMEKFIHKKELMQAAVDFLNKKYGNIIKMEIKDSYYNMKEKIEPRMEIIELAKKSMEELGITPIIKPIRGGTDGARLSFMGLPCPNIFAGGYNFHGRFEFIPTKFIEKGIELVVKIAENNAK, from the coding sequence ATGAATTATCTTGAACGGTTTAAGCGTTATATAGCGATGGATACAAAATCAAATGAAGAAAGTCTTAGTTGTCCTAGCACTCCGGGACAATTGGAACTTGGGAAACTTCTTGTAAAAGAACTTACGGAAATGGGTTTAAAAGCGGAACAGGATTCCGACGGCTACGTTTATTCATGTTTACCCGCCAATACCGATAAAAAGGTTCCTGCGATAGGTTTTATTGCACACATGGATACGGCTCCGGATTTGGACGGAAAATGCGTTAATCCTAAGGTTTTTGTTTATTCCGGAGGAGATATTAAACTGAACGACGAGTACACGATGACGGTAAAGGATTTTCCGTTTTTAAAAGATGTGGAAGGTATGGAGCTTATTACTACAGACGGAACTACTCTTTTAGGTGCGGACGATAAATCCGGTATTACAATAATAATGTGTGCAATAGAACATCTTATCTCTCATCCTGAAATTAAACACGGAGATATAAAAATAGGTTTTACACCCGATGAAGAAATAGGGCGAGGCGCCGATAAATTCGACGTAAAAAAATTCGGAGCCGATTTTGCGTATACTGTTGACGGAGGCCCTTTGGGTGAACTGGAATACGAAAATTTTAACGCTGCCGGCGTAAAAATAGAAATCCGCGGAAAAAATGTACACCCCGGTTCTGCAAAAAACGTTATGGTAAACGCTCTGTCCGCCGCACGGGAACTTGAAAATATGCTTCCTGAAAACGAAAAACCGGAATATACTTCAGGTTATGAGGGTTTTATCCATCTTCATTCAATTGAAGGCACGGTAGATTTTACAAAAATGTCGTATATTATCCGCGACCATTCAATGGAAAAATTTATACATAAAAAAGAACTTATGCAGGCCGCCGTCGATTTTTTAAATAAAAAATACGGAAACATTATCAAAATGGAAATAAAAGATTCATACTATAATATGAAAGAAAAAATAGAACCCCGTATGGAAATAATCGAACTTGCAAAAAAATCTATGGAAGAGTTAGGTATTACGCCTATAATTAAACCCATACGCGGAGGAACGGACGGTGCAAGGCTTTCATTTATGGGGCTTCCCTGTCCCAATATTTTTGCGGGCGGTTACAATTTTCACGGCAGATTTGAATTTATTCCTACAAAATTTATCGAAAAAGGAATAGAGCTTGTAGTAAAAATCGCTGAAAATAACGCAAAGTAA
- a CDS encoding polyprenyl synthetase family protein, which translates to MNDELEARLAEIEKVLYSGLPENIDKNAENAFFGQLPENMSGNIFKLITPCKDLMQRGGKRWRPLLAVLSCELAGGNTSDIYPLTPLVEFCHTASLIHDDIEDNSEERRGGVAIHIKYGLDTALNAGSWLYFHASNCIDSYEGNAELKNLLYKLYSLNLRRLHLGQAMDIAWHSKTDYIPSREEYLTMIGLKTGSLAKFAAELGFAAARKSEKEIASFGLDALETGLAFQILDDVKNITKGNKGKNRGDDIVEGKKSLPVILCIEKKPSLKEKICGLFTRAAEEGINSPAVEECISLIIESGAAKQAEKYAEDIVWASLIKLQKNYGKNKASDLTAELFSSICGV; encoded by the coding sequence ATGAATGATGAATTGGAAGCAAGGCTTGCCGAAATAGAAAAAGTTCTTTATTCCGGCTTACCCGAAAACATAGATAAAAACGCTGAAAACGCCTTTTTCGGACAATTGCCCGAAAATATGAGCGGAAACATTTTTAAACTTATAACGCCATGTAAAGACCTTATGCAGCGGGGCGGAAAAAGATGGCGTCCTCTTTTGGCGGTTTTATCTTGCGAACTTGCGGGAGGGAATACTTCCGATATCTACCCTCTTACACCGCTTGTAGAGTTTTGCCATACGGCAAGTTTAATTCATGATGATATTGAAGATAACTCGGAGGAACGCAGGGGCGGTGTCGCAATTCATATAAAATACGGCTTGGATACGGCATTGAATGCCGGAAGCTGGCTTTATTTTCACGCTTCAAATTGTATCGATTCTTATGAAGGAAATGCGGAACTTAAAAACCTTTTATACAAACTTTACTCGCTTAATTTACGCAGACTCCATTTAGGACAGGCAATGGACATAGCTTGGCATTCCAAAACCGACTATATTCCTTCACGGGAAGAATATCTTACAATGATAGGCTTAAAAACAGGTTCCTTAGCAAAATTCGCTGCCGAACTCGGGTTTGCCGCAGCTCGTAAATCCGAAAAAGAAATTGCAAGTTTCGGACTTGATGCCCTTGAAACGGGTCTTGCCTTTCAGATTTTAGACGATGTAAAAAACATAACGAAGGGAAATAAGGGCAAAAACCGCGGAGACGATATTGTCGAAGGAAAAAAGAGTTTACCGGTAATACTTTGCATAGAAAAAAAGCCTTCTTTAAAAGAAAAGATATGCGGTTTGTTTACCCGAGCTGCGGAGGAAGGTATTAACAGTCCTGCAGTGGAAGAATGTATTTCACTTATAATAGAATCGGGAGCTGCAAAACAAGCTGAAAAATATGCCGAGGATATTGTGTGGGCTTCATTAATTAAGCTTCAAAAAAATTACGGCAAGAATAAGGCGTCGGATTTAACCGCCGAATTATTCAGCTCAATTTGCGGGGTGTAA
- a CDS encoding alanine/glycine:cation symporter family protein has protein sequence MEQFLQSLTNFVAGLNGIVWGVYFLIPLLCGTGLFFTIRLAGVQITKFGMGWKRLFGNFSLKGEQAGKHGMSSFQAVATAIAAQVGTGNLVGAMTALIMGGPGAIFWMWIAAFAGMATNFAEACIAQVYKTQDDSGQTVGGPAYYISQGLGNSGFAKFLAGFFAIAIILALGFMGNMVQANSISDAFNNAFNIPTWITGIVLAVLAGIIFLGGVKRIASVTEKVVPIMAIVYVIVGLVVIILNAKNIPAMFADIFKGAFNPKAVWGGALGFGIGRAARYGIARGLFSNEAGMGSTPHAHAVAKVNHPVEQGVLGIVAVFIDTFIVLNITVFTVLSAGIIKFENGEATMKGIKLVQTAFAQHLPGSSIGTIFIAVCLLFFAFSTIIGWYYFGETNIRYLFGTKGLIPYQLLVVAFVFLGSLLKIDLVWELSDLFNGIMVIPNLIALLILSGTVAKLLKDYNNGLPFDASKYKN, from the coding sequence ATGGAACAATTTTTACAAAGTCTTACAAATTTCGTTGCCGGTTTAAACGGAATTGTATGGGGTGTCTATTTTTTAATTCCGCTTTTGTGCGGAACCGGTTTATTTTTTACAATCAGACTGGCCGGTGTTCAAATTACCAAATTCGGTATGGGCTGGAAAAGGCTTTTCGGTAACTTTTCTTTAAAAGGTGAACAGGCGGGAAAGCACGGAATGAGTTCTTTCCAAGCGGTTGCAACCGCAATTGCTGCCCAAGTAGGAACGGGAAACCTTGTAGGAGCTATGACGGCTTTAATTATGGGCGGTCCCGGTGCAATATTTTGGATGTGGATTGCCGCCTTTGCAGGAATGGCAACAAACTTCGCGGAAGCTTGTATAGCTCAAGTATATAAAACTCAAGACGACTCAGGTCAAACCGTAGGAGGCCCTGCATATTATATTTCTCAAGGTTTGGGAAATAGCGGATTTGCCAAATTCCTTGCAGGCTTTTTTGCAATAGCAATTATTCTTGCTCTAGGCTTTATGGGTAATATGGTTCAAGCAAACTCGATTTCAGATGCTTTTAATAATGCCTTTAATATTCCTACATGGATAACCGGTATTGTTCTTGCAGTACTTGCAGGTATTATTTTCTTAGGCGGAGTTAAACGCATTGCTTCAGTTACGGAAAAAGTAGTTCCTATTATGGCTATAGTATATGTTATAGTAGGTCTTGTGGTTATAATATTAAATGCAAAAAATATTCCCGCTATGTTTGCCGATATTTTTAAAGGAGCCTTTAATCCCAAAGCCGTTTGGGGAGGCGCTTTAGGTTTCGGAATAGGAAGGGCTGCACGCTACGGAATTGCACGCGGTTTATTTTCCAATGAGGCCGGTATGGGTTCCACTCCGCATGCTCACGCGGTTGCAAAAGTAAATCACCCTGTAGAGCAAGGTGTTTTGGGTATTGTTGCCGTATTTATCGACACTTTTATAGTTCTTAACATTACAGTATTTACGGTTTTAAGTGCGGGAATTATTAAGTTTGAAAACGGAGAAGCTACAATGAAGGGTATTAAACTGGTTCAAACCGCCTTTGCCCAGCACTTACCCGGAAGTTCCATCGGTACTATTTTTATCGCCGTTTGTCTTCTTTTCTTCGCTTTTTCAACTATTATCGGTTGGTATTATTTCGGTGAAACAAATATCCGATATCTGTTCGGAACAAAGGGTTTAATCCCCTATCAATTATTAGTAGTAGCCTTTGTATTTTTGGGAAGTTTATTGAAAATTGATTTGGTTTGGGAGTTATCCGACCTTTTTAACGGAATAATGGTTATTCCTAACCTTATAGCATTGCTTATCCTGAGCGGAACGGTTGCAAAACTTTTAAAAGACTACAATAACGGTCTTCCTTTTGATGCAAGTAAATATAAGAACTAA
- the rpsU gene encoding 30S ribosomal protein S21, whose translation MAFVSIDDSEHLEKALKRFKRQVEKEGIIREWKKREYYEKPSTILNRKNKALRRKLMKKTRRSRDSKSY comes from the coding sequence ATGGCATTTGTTTCAATTGATGATTCCGAGCACCTTGAAAAAGCGTTAAAGCGTTTTAAGCGTCAAGTGGAAAAAGAAGGTATTATCCGCGAATGGAAAAAACGCGAGTATTATGAAAAACCTTCTACAATCTTAAACAGAAAAAACAAGGCTCTCCGCCGAAAGCTGATGAAAAAAACAAGGCGTTCAAGAGACTCAAAAAGCTATTAA
- a CDS encoding class I SAM-dependent rRNA methyltransferase, with amino-acid sequence MHNTENFPRFKITAKGSKFLRSGHTWVYEDEITEAEEAANGSLVNIFSDKDKYLGTGFYSKNSKIRVRIISDNKNDKFDDAFWKRRFEYAWQYRKDVMRKEDLNSCRIIFGETDGFPGLTVDKFADILVIQVLSFGLNAIKETLISILVEVLKEDGQNIAGVFERNDSELRVLEGLEEGKGWLFKYTELPSSFSEVIICENGIKYSVDFINGQKTGFFLDQKYNRLAVSSLARGKRVLECFTHTGSFALNAIAGGAEAVTAIDISASALETAKKNAALNSVLNAEEKIIFVKADVFNLLTALVENKTGTDWDTVRKNGPYDMIILDPPAFAKHRNVRDRGLKGYGEINKKAMQLLPRGGYLATASCSRFISEDDFTSMLFETAKTVNRRLRIIEKRGQSADHPVLMGQTETEYLKFFLLQVV; translated from the coding sequence ATGCATAATACTGAAAATTTTCCACGCTTTAAAATTACCGCAAAGGGTTCAAAATTTTTACGAAGCGGACATACATGGGTTTATGAAGATGAAATTACGGAAGCAGAAGAAGCTGCAAACGGAAGCCTTGTAAATATTTTTAGCGATAAAGATAAGTATTTGGGTACTGGATTTTACAGTAAAAACAGTAAAATCAGAGTTAGAATAATTTCCGATAATAAAAACGATAAATTCGACGACGCTTTTTGGAAGCGCCGTTTTGAATATGCTTGGCAATATCGAAAAGACGTAATGCGGAAAGAAGATTTAAACTCATGCCGAATTATTTTCGGTGAAACGGACGGTTTTCCGGGTCTTACCGTTGATAAATTTGCCGATATCCTCGTTATTCAGGTTTTGTCTTTCGGCTTAAACGCAATAAAGGAAACCTTAATTTCAATTTTAGTTGAAGTTTTAAAAGAAGACGGACAAAATATTGCAGGAGTTTTTGAGCGGAACGATTCCGAATTAAGGGTGCTTGAGGGCTTGGAAGAAGGGAAGGGCTGGCTTTTTAAATATACAGAGCTTCCGTCTTCTTTCAGCGAAGTTATAATTTGCGAAAACGGAATAAAATATTCTGTAGATTTTATAAACGGACAAAAGACCGGTTTCTTTTTAGACCAAAAGTATAACAGACTCGCCGTTTCCTCTCTTGCACGCGGTAAGCGTGTTTTAGAATGTTTTACTCATACGGGCTCCTTTGCATTGAATGCCATTGCAGGCGGGGCCGAAGCCGTTACGGCAATAGATATAAGCGCGTCCGCTTTGGAAACCGCAAAGAAAAATGCAGCACTTAATTCCGTTTTAAATGCGGAAGAAAAAATTATATTCGTTAAAGCCGATGTGTTTAATCTTTTAACCGCCTTGGTTGAAAATAAGACGGGAACCGATTGGGATACCGTCCGTAAAAACGGTCCTTACGATATGATTATTTTAGACCCTCCGGCTTTTGCCAAACACCGCAATGTACGGGATAGAGGATTAAAAGGTTACGGGGAAATAAATAAAAAGGCTATGCAGCTTTTACCGCGAGGCGGATATTTAGCTACGGCAAGCTGCAGCCGTTTTATAAGCGAAGATGATTTTACTTCAATGCTTTTTGAAACTGCAAAAACCGTAAACAGACGGCTGCGCATTATCGAAAAACGCGGACAATCCGCAGATCATCCCGTTTTAATGGGACAGACTGAAACAGAATATTTGAAATTCTTTTTACTTCAAGTAGTTTAA
- a CDS encoding tetratricopeptide repeat protein, with translation MKESPQFFNDAGVSMSMQGFHNEAIACLKKGLSLDPKNSLLWLNLGLTYYAADMQTDSKKALLQSLKYDPYQADAWDSLGLLFYKAGDMEYAEKAFESAIKLEPSNGRIWNNYGTLLFNEENYIDARKAFETAVTLEPEFGDAVFNLRDTYMELGKKDLAEKCNIILKDINYKE, from the coding sequence ATGAAAGAATCTCCTCAATTTTTTAATGATGCGGGTGTAAGTATGTCTATGCAAGGCTTTCACAATGAGGCTATTGCCTGTCTGAAAAAGGGTTTATCGCTTGACCCTAAAAACAGCCTTTTGTGGCTTAACTTAGGTCTTACATACTATGCGGCGGATATGCAAACCGATTCAAAAAAGGCCCTGCTTCAATCGTTAAAGTACGACCCTTATCAAGCGGACGCATGGGATTCTCTCGGTCTTTTATTTTATAAAGCGGGAGATATGGAATATGCCGAAAAAGCTTTTGAAAGCGCTATTAAACTTGAACCTTCCAACGGAAGAATTTGGAATAATTACGGAACCTTATTGTTTAATGAAGAAAACTATATAGACGCCAGAAAAGCTTTTGAAACGGCGGTTACCTTGGAGCCCGAATTCGGAGATGCGGTTTTTAATTTACGCGATACTTATATGGAATTGGGCAAAAAGGACCTCGCCGAAAAGTGCAATATAATTTTAAAGGATATCAATTATAAAGAATAA
- a CDS encoding DUF2871 domain-containing protein → MKKYINYSFIYAIAAMASGVFYREFTKLNGFSGVTTLGKVHTHLFLLGMIVFMIVALFAKNSTLDTQKSFRFFLYTYNIGVPLTSVMMIVRGVLQVLDIPLSSGIDAAVSGIAGIGHILTGTGIILLLTALKNSKDLTGSDKNSL, encoded by the coding sequence ATGAAAAAATATATAAATTATTCTTTTATTTATGCGATTGCTGCAATGGCAAGCGGTGTGTTTTATCGTGAATTCACTAAACTGAACGGGTTTTCCGGTGTAACGACGCTCGGTAAAGTACACACTCATTTATTTTTACTTGGAATGATTGTATTTATGATTGTTGCACTGTTTGCAAAAAACAGTACTCTTGATACTCAAAAATCATTCCGTTTTTTTCTATATACGTACAATATCGGAGTTCCTCTGACTTCAGTTATGATGATTGTTCGCGGAGTATTGCAGGTGTTGGACATTCCGCTTTCATCCGGAATAGATGCGGCTGTTTCCGGTATTGCAGGGATAGGACACATCTTAACAGGTACGGGAATAATTCTTTTGTTGACGGCACTTAAAAACAGTAAAGATTTAACCGGTTCCGATAAGAATTCGTTATAA